Proteins encoded within one genomic window of Nitrospira sp.:
- a CDS encoding acetyltransferase — translation MKHREDLILIGGGGHCRSCIDVIEVDGRFTIRGIIDEKDCLDLGLSTYPLLGREGDIAELAMSYKYFLITIGQIKSPDPRIRLFEHLKQLGMTLPIIVSPLAHVSRQAVIGEGTIIMHHALVNAGATIGHNCIINTKALIEHDAVIEDHCHISTAAVVNGAAKVQRCSFIGSNAVLRQMVSVGEQSIVGAGVTVLHDLDAHSHLTSHIL, via the coding sequence ATGAAACACAGAGAAGATTTAATACTGATCGGCGGAGGAGGGCATTGTCGCTCCTGCATCGACGTCATCGAAGTAGACGGTCGATTCACCATCCGTGGCATCATTGACGAAAAGGACTGCTTGGATCTTGGGCTTTCGACGTATCCACTGCTTGGTCGAGAAGGAGATATTGCTGAGTTGGCAATGTCCTACAAATATTTTCTGATTACCATTGGCCAGATCAAGTCTCCGGATCCCCGTATTCGGTTGTTTGAGCATCTCAAGCAACTTGGCATGACCCTCCCTATCATCGTCTCTCCGTTGGCCCATGTTTCACGCCAGGCCGTGATTGGGGAGGGGACGATCATCATGCACCACGCCCTTGTCAATGCTGGAGCCACCATTGGACACAATTGCATCATCAATACGAAGGCACTGATCGAACACGACGCCGTCATCGAAGACCATTGCCACATTTCTACTGCGGCTGTCGTCAATGGAGCAGCCAAAGTTCAGCGCTGTTCGTTCATCGGCAGCAATGCTGTCCTGCGACAAATGGTCTCGGTAGGGGAACAGTCCATTGTGGGGGCCGGAGTGACCGTCCTTCATGACCTAGACGCACATTCGCACCTCACTAGCCATATACTCTAA
- a CDS encoding polysaccharide biosynthesis tyrosine autokinase: MNRNEGFAPLQSVPGDGPETVLAEYAGACRRRVWLITAIAAGVAGVAAVWSFLQTPQYQAKATVVVEQVGPNGLQNDRDSRQSDLSPEYFQTQFELIKSHHVFQRTAQLLHLSEQPEYQPKPSILSSMVGGIIPTADADIVAQKEGADERLLKRFTEAVEIVPMRGARLAHVIATSEDPQFAALIANTLASTYIERTQELNAVSKDKAAQWFTTHLDELRKKAEASQQTLYLFRVKHGLMGGREQQTVRTHTNTELDSELVRAEMKLAEAQSRVEQIKSVLRNRTDQSGVIEIDWSSLDASTEVLSSPLIQTLRGQDIRVSGQVAELAEKYGPLHPKLIHAQAEIRDLRERIRQEVQKIFDSVKQDYDAARGRVRVIKEAASRHRQEKIKLEQYEVDYGILEREAESTQHIYDIFLKQTKEANLSAGLPTANVYLADPAVPSSIPVRPKKQLNIIVGLLVGLMTGIGLALFLEVRDRTLKCPDDLGRYLPKVSFLGTIPLMPKAKAGARAYLLTDQSSGVTAEHIRIIRTSVLLSSPNELPSCVLITSAGEGEGKTTLSMNLAIALAQLESARVILIDADLRKPTHSGIHGIQGLGLETKGLVSFLAGRANLEEIMYRTDVANLLVIPRGERPSNPSELLHSKQMRTLLNRCRQDGYHIILDAPPVLPVTDSVILASQVDGVLLVASAGQTTRGACRSAIDQLTSAGGKILGIVLQKVPVPNNPYYAYLDEKPAKKGIVG; this comes from the coding sequence ATGAATCGCAATGAGGGTTTTGCTCCGCTCCAATCTGTTCCTGGTGATGGCCCTGAGACTGTCCTTGCCGAGTATGCCGGTGCCTGTCGGCGGCGTGTATGGTTGATCACGGCGATTGCGGCGGGGGTTGCAGGTGTTGCAGCGGTCTGGTCATTCCTGCAGACGCCACAATATCAAGCCAAAGCCACGGTGGTCGTCGAGCAAGTAGGACCGAATGGTCTGCAAAACGATCGAGACTCCCGTCAGAGCGACCTTTCCCCAGAATACTTTCAGACCCAGTTTGAATTGATAAAAAGCCATCATGTGTTTCAACGAACGGCACAGCTCCTTCATCTGTCAGAGCAGCCGGAATACCAACCCAAACCGTCGATCCTGTCGTCGATGGTGGGCGGCATAATACCTACCGCTGACGCGGATATTGTCGCGCAGAAAGAGGGAGCTGACGAACGATTGTTGAAGCGATTTACTGAGGCTGTCGAGATCGTGCCTATGCGAGGCGCAAGACTGGCGCATGTGATCGCAACCTCTGAAGATCCTCAGTTTGCCGCGCTCATCGCCAATACACTGGCTTCGACCTACATCGAACGCACCCAGGAGTTGAACGCGGTGTCGAAGGACAAAGCTGCTCAGTGGTTTACGACCCATCTCGATGAGCTGCGCAAGAAAGCGGAAGCCTCTCAACAGACACTCTACCTGTTCCGAGTGAAGCATGGGTTGATGGGAGGCCGTGAACAGCAAACCGTGAGGACTCACACGAACACCGAATTAGACTCGGAGCTTGTTCGGGCGGAAATGAAACTAGCCGAGGCCCAGTCTCGCGTGGAGCAAATTAAATCGGTCTTGCGTAACCGAACCGACCAGAGCGGAGTGATCGAGATAGACTGGTCGAGCCTGGATGCCTCGACCGAAGTGCTGAGTTCGCCACTGATTCAAACGCTGCGAGGGCAGGACATTCGGGTTTCAGGTCAGGTTGCCGAGTTGGCAGAAAAGTATGGTCCGCTTCACCCCAAGCTGATTCATGCACAGGCGGAGATACGGGATCTTCGTGAGCGGATCCGGCAAGAGGTACAGAAAATCTTCGACTCGGTGAAACAGGATTATGACGCAGCACGTGGCCGAGTACGCGTCATTAAAGAAGCCGCGAGTCGTCATAGACAAGAGAAAATTAAGCTCGAGCAGTATGAGGTCGACTATGGAATCCTCGAAAGGGAGGCTGAAAGCACACAGCATATCTACGATATATTTCTAAAACAGACGAAAGAAGCCAACCTCTCGGCCGGACTGCCCACGGCCAATGTGTATCTCGCCGACCCTGCAGTGCCAAGCTCCATTCCAGTTAGGCCCAAGAAGCAGTTAAATATCATTGTGGGACTGCTTGTCGGGCTCATGACAGGGATTGGACTCGCTCTCTTCCTGGAAGTGCGTGATCGGACCCTGAAGTGCCCTGATGATTTGGGACGCTATCTGCCAAAGGTCTCCTTTCTAGGCACAATACCACTCATGCCAAAAGCCAAAGCTGGAGCGCGCGCGTATCTCCTCACCGACCAATCCTCAGGTGTCACGGCTGAACATATTCGTATCATCCGGACGAGCGTACTGCTCTCCAGCCCCAACGAGTTGCCGTCCTGTGTGCTCATCACAAGCGCCGGGGAAGGCGAAGGGAAAACGACGCTTTCAATGAATCTTGCGATTGCACTGGCCCAGTTGGAGAGTGCTCGGGTCATACTGATCGATGCGGATTTGCGGAAACCTACTCACAGCGGCATCCATGGCATCCAAGGCCTCGGTCTTGAAACAAAAGGGCTCGTCAGTTTCTTGGCCGGAAGAGCCAACTTGGAAGAGATTATGTATCGGACCGATGTCGCCAACCTTTTGGTGATTCCTCGGGGCGAGCGCCCATCCAACCCTTCGGAACTGCTCCACTCTAAACAGATGAGAACTCTGCTGAATCGATGTCGACAGGACGGGTATCACATCATTCTGGATGCTCCTCCGGTACTCCCCGTCACCGACTCTGTGATCCTCGCATCCCAGGTCGATGGTGTGCTCTTGGTAGCCAGTGCCGGCCAGACAACCCGAGGAGCCTGTCGATCGGCGATCGACCAGCTGACGAGTGCAGGCGGGAAAATACTGGGCATCGTTCTACAGAAAGTCCCAGTCCCCAATAATCCGTACTACGCGTATCTGGACGAGAAGCCTGCAAAGAAAGGAATAGTAGGGTAG
- the murJ gene encoding murein biosynthesis integral membrane protein MurJ, translated as MHNVLQMGLQWWDTWHVQSINRRILSALMTVGALTVLAKVVSAGKDLVVAYQFGAGDELDAFLMAFLIPSFAINLVGGSLNAALIPTYIQVRKQESMAAAADLYASVLVGSLFLLSAMTVLLFVAGPFLLRLVAVEFPPEKLTLTVSLYTILLPCLLLSGLATTWGAILNAHERFSLAASTPAVMAFITIIVLLAFNRTINIYTLAIGVVAGTVCHAALLGWGVAREGLRLLPRWSGMTPALKTVWNQYAPMLAGAVLIGSTEVVGQIMAASLGSGSVSILSYGNKIPMLLLGVGSMAASTAVLPYFSEMVAAGQWKEIRHTLLTYARLIAAVTIPLTVILVAFSEPIVELLFQRGAFTDAHTRQVAWVQSLALLQIAPFALGILAVRLLSSLKANHILMWGSAISLILTIILNYLFMQPLGVAGIALATSLMYLTSMCFLYTMAFRLLRFQLQVQHYKPCWAKVL; from the coding sequence ATGCACAACGTGCTGCAAATGGGTCTTCAATGGTGGGATACCTGGCACGTGCAGTCTATCAACCGCCGGATCCTTAGTGCCCTGATGACCGTCGGTGCCCTAACTGTCCTGGCAAAGGTTGTCTCTGCCGGAAAAGACTTGGTGGTAGCCTATCAATTCGGAGCTGGAGATGAACTCGATGCGTTCTTGATGGCATTCCTAATCCCATCCTTTGCGATCAATCTAGTTGGCGGGTCTCTGAATGCCGCACTCATTCCGACCTATATCCAGGTGCGAAAACAGGAGAGTATGGCAGCGGCGGCAGATCTCTACGCAAGTGTGCTGGTAGGCAGTCTTTTCCTCCTATCAGCAATGACCGTCCTCCTATTTGTGGCTGGCCCGTTCTTGCTCCGTCTGGTAGCCGTGGAGTTTCCTCCAGAAAAACTGACCCTGACAGTGTCTTTATACACAATCCTGTTGCCGTGCCTGCTCCTGAGTGGACTGGCCACCACCTGGGGCGCGATACTCAATGCACACGAACGATTTTCCCTTGCCGCTAGTACTCCCGCTGTCATGGCATTCATTACTATTATCGTCCTTCTGGCATTTAATCGTACGATCAACATCTATACGCTCGCCATCGGAGTGGTTGCGGGTACGGTGTGCCACGCGGCTCTGCTTGGGTGGGGTGTTGCTCGGGAAGGCCTACGGCTTCTTCCCAGATGGTCTGGGATGACTCCTGCGCTGAAGACGGTGTGGAATCAATATGCACCGATGCTCGCCGGTGCGGTCTTGATCGGCAGTACAGAAGTGGTGGGACAGATCATGGCGGCTTCATTAGGGTCGGGAAGTGTGTCGATCCTATCATACGGGAACAAGATTCCCATGCTGTTGCTGGGCGTAGGCTCTATGGCTGCTAGCACGGCAGTACTTCCATACTTTTCAGAGATGGTTGCGGCAGGGCAGTGGAAGGAGATCCGGCACACCTTGCTCACCTATGCACGATTGATCGCGGCCGTTACGATCCCGCTGACGGTGATATTGGTGGCGTTCTCCGAACCCATCGTCGAGCTCTTATTTCAACGCGGTGCGTTTACAGATGCACATACTCGTCAGGTGGCCTGGGTTCAATCCCTTGCCCTCTTACAGATCGCTCCGTTCGCTCTTGGTATTCTTGCAGTCCGACTGCTCTCGTCTCTCAAAGCTAACCATATTCTGATGTGGGGGTCGGCCATCAGTCTCATCCTCACAATTATTTTGAACTACCTATTCATGCAACCACTCGGTGTGGCCGGGATTGCTCTGGCAACCAGTCTGATGTATCTCACCTCCATGTGTTTTTTGTACACCATGGCTTTTAGACTACTTAGGTTCCAACTCCAAGTGCAACACTACAAGCCCTGCTGGGCTAAGGTGTTGC
- a CDS encoding GNAT family N-acetyltransferase: MNIDPSTFLLLDAAVPEQRAQWLDLWHRWPAHDVVAHPVYVELFARTGDRVVCACQRCSESGILFPLIVRPLSAEPWGRGDDTACDLVSAYGYGGPFGWGTNHVETFWAGFDQWAETIHAVSLFTRFSLFKEQLIPFFGDTHVKGNCVVVSLNHESDALLRSYTKAARENVRQAERAGVTIEMDLTGRRLEEFIQVYYSTMNRLEALPMYYFPRPFFERLVKELPDQVLFAHALYAQRVVSSELLLISGSHLYSFLGGTVEEGLSLRANPYLRHSVNLWGRAQNKHHVVLGGAYGSDDSLLRYKQRFAPNGIMQFCVGSRIFDSHAYHTLIEKRAAWERAQGHQWAPPAGFFPAYRG; this comes from the coding sequence ATGAATATCGATCCCAGCACCTTTCTTCTCCTCGATGCGGCTGTCCCGGAACAGCGCGCGCAGTGGCTGGACTTGTGGCACCGGTGGCCAGCGCACGATGTGGTTGCCCATCCCGTGTATGTTGAACTCTTTGCCCGAACAGGGGACCGAGTCGTCTGCGCCTGTCAGAGGTGTTCGGAAAGCGGAATCCTGTTCCCGCTGATCGTTCGCCCACTCAGCGCTGAACCGTGGGGGCGAGGGGACGATACGGCCTGTGATCTCGTTTCGGCATACGGGTACGGCGGCCCATTTGGATGGGGAACCAATCATGTCGAAACGTTTTGGGCTGGATTTGACCAGTGGGCAGAGACGATTCATGCCGTATCGTTATTCACACGCTTCTCGTTATTTAAGGAACAGCTCATCCCATTTTTCGGTGATACGCACGTCAAGGGAAACTGTGTCGTCGTGTCGCTCAACCACGAATCTGATGCCCTGCTGCGCAGCTATACGAAGGCCGCTCGGGAAAATGTGCGGCAAGCCGAACGCGCGGGTGTGACGATCGAGATGGATCTCACAGGCCGGCGTTTGGAAGAGTTCATTCAAGTCTATTACTCAACGATGAATCGGCTTGAGGCCTTGCCCATGTATTACTTTCCACGGCCGTTTTTTGAGCGGCTGGTCAAAGAACTTCCCGACCAGGTTCTCTTCGCTCATGCCTTGTATGCGCAGCGTGTCGTCTCGAGTGAACTCCTATTAATTTCAGGCAGCCACCTCTATTCATTCCTGGGCGGGACGGTCGAGGAAGGATTATCGCTCCGCGCCAACCCCTACTTGCGCCATAGCGTGAACCTCTGGGGGAGAGCACAGAACAAGCACCATGTGGTGCTGGGTGGCGCCTATGGCAGCGACGACAGTCTCCTGCGTTACAAACAGCGCTTTGCTCCAAATGGAATCATGCAGTTTTGTGTTGGGAGCCGCATTTTTGACAGCCACGCGTATCACACCCTCATCGAGAAACGCGCAGCCTGGGAACGCGCGCAAGGGCATCAGTGGGCGCCCCCTGCCGGATTTTTCCCCGCCTATCGCGGGTGA
- a CDS encoding polysaccharide biosynthesis protein has translation MIEPLLRFRRPLIVAIDVGLIGLANYLAFWLRFDGIIPDWAMGLFLQMFPLLLVIRLLVLLPFRLYQGMWKHTSIWDLKNIIVSSILGMAVFYGAVRWGIGLESYPRSIYILDTALLIILLGGVRLSRRYYHELGRSNRDTRVVIYGAGNAGAGLVRALKQSSVHTYEPLGFIDDDPAKIGQRIHGVPVLGGRQHLSRIMTDVTPRVVLLAIPSARPSVIRDLVKLFEPHKVRIQIVPNLKSIIEGKVEITQIRNLAVEDLLDRAPVGLDITPLHRLIKDKAIMVTGAGGSIGSELCRQVAALEPSLLILFERYENSLFGIHNELIDGMCGIPVVPVVGDVGDELHVEKVLQAYKPAIIFHAAAHKHVPLMEANPCAAVKNNVRGTRIVAQAAARCGVEQFVMISTDKAVNPTSTMGVTKRIAELVVQSLEQQGQTRFVTVRFGNVLGSNGSVVPRFLEQIKAGGPVTVTHPEIRRYFMMIPEAVQLVLHAAAIGEPGAIYVLDMGEQIKIVDLARNLIRLTGLTPDEDIALSFVGLRPGEKLYEELVGHEETVEPSMGEKIMKVTSNLLWTPYTLMPLVAMLEQAAARQETDRVISLLHELVPTFQRTEGYNGQKAEQVLSGTETQLMSIGSRGSITNAGTLS, from the coding sequence ATGATTGAACCCTTGCTCCGGTTCCGCCGGCCTCTTATTGTCGCGATTGATGTGGGCCTGATCGGGCTCGCCAATTATCTGGCTTTTTGGCTCAGGTTTGACGGGATCATTCCCGATTGGGCGATGGGGCTATTCCTACAAATGTTCCCGTTATTGCTGGTGATTCGTCTGCTGGTTCTTCTCCCATTCCGGCTCTATCAAGGAATGTGGAAACACACGAGCATCTGGGACCTCAAGAACATCATCGTCTCCTCGATCTTGGGTATGGCGGTGTTTTATGGTGCGGTCCGATGGGGCATTGGGCTGGAGAGCTATCCACGATCCATTTACATATTGGACACGGCATTGCTCATCATCCTCTTGGGAGGGGTTCGTCTCAGCCGACGATATTACCATGAGTTGGGCCGTTCCAATCGTGACACACGGGTGGTCATTTACGGAGCCGGCAATGCAGGTGCGGGCCTCGTCAGAGCACTGAAACAGAGTTCAGTGCACACTTACGAACCCCTTGGATTTATCGACGATGACCCTGCCAAAATAGGCCAGCGCATTCACGGCGTGCCGGTACTTGGCGGTCGCCAGCATCTCTCCCGAATCATGACGGATGTAACCCCTCGTGTCGTCCTGTTGGCGATCCCATCCGCCAGGCCAAGTGTCATACGTGATCTGGTGAAACTCTTTGAGCCACACAAGGTGAGAATCCAGATCGTGCCGAATCTCAAAAGTATCATTGAGGGGAAGGTCGAGATCACACAGATCCGGAATCTGGCAGTGGAAGATCTACTGGATCGGGCTCCGGTGGGACTTGATATCACGCCGCTCCATCGGCTCATTAAAGACAAAGCGATTATGGTGACAGGGGCAGGCGGCTCAATCGGATCAGAATTATGCCGGCAGGTTGCGGCGCTTGAGCCAAGTCTCCTGATCCTGTTCGAGCGGTATGAAAACAGCTTATTTGGAATCCATAACGAACTGATTGATGGTATGTGCGGGATTCCGGTTGTTCCAGTTGTGGGAGACGTCGGAGATGAGCTTCACGTTGAGAAGGTCTTGCAAGCATACAAACCGGCCATCATCTTCCATGCAGCGGCCCACAAGCATGTGCCGTTGATGGAGGCCAACCCCTGTGCCGCCGTGAAGAATAATGTCCGTGGGACTCGGATTGTGGCTCAGGCGGCGGCCCGTTGCGGGGTCGAGCAATTCGTGATGATCTCAACCGATAAAGCCGTGAACCCAACCAGCACCATGGGAGTGACCAAGCGTATAGCCGAGCTCGTTGTACAAAGCTTGGAGCAACAGGGTCAAACTAGATTCGTGACCGTTCGATTTGGGAATGTGCTGGGAAGCAATGGTAGCGTGGTGCCGCGTTTTCTTGAGCAAATCAAGGCGGGTGGGCCAGTGACCGTCACCCATCCTGAAATACGTCGATACTTCATGATGATTCCAGAAGCCGTGCAACTGGTTTTGCATGCTGCCGCGATCGGTGAGCCCGGCGCGATCTATGTGTTGGATATGGGGGAACAGATCAAGATCGTAGACTTGGCACGGAATCTCATTCGCCTGACGGGTTTGACTCCAGATGAAGATATCGCTCTGTCGTTCGTGGGGCTTCGGCCGGGCGAAAAGCTGTATGAAGAATTGGTCGGGCATGAGGAGACTGTTGAGCCATCAATGGGGGAGAAGATTATGAAGGTCACATCAAACCTTCTCTGGACTCCCTACACATTAATGCCGCTCGTGGCAATGCTGGAGCAAGCCGCAGCTCGGCAGGAAACCGATCGTGTGATAAGTCTTCTTCATGAATTGGTGCCGACCTTCCAACGCACAGAAGGCTACAACGGTCAGAAGGCCGAACAAGTCTTGTCCGGTACGGAAACCCAATTGATGAGTATCGGTAGTCGTGGGAGCATAACAAATGCCGGTACTCTGAGCTGA
- a CDS encoding GNAT family N-acetyltransferase: MLADAIIRPARSEDSEAIAALMREGVSEQVRQITILGSQYLARFIADELARNQNDDYVVCTVREQITGMCAWRQTDTVLHLNHLYLAPNVRGQGLGTALMLDGLSRIRRASQHTLSTDVFFDTPRARAWYRSLSMQSEKHVHWIQVPLPLSTSDGECRCTIAGLEEAAAHHVRYGFSHIALSTHVGNYQVGRLGSGLFRVAMVSILQDPAALQGLARFDAERQLICIGSAGDCAALSPDTNSLVAESERLVSSCSTVLKHLESSLAGRHIHQAIPVRL, encoded by the coding sequence ATGCTCGCTGACGCCATCATTCGGCCGGCCAGATCGGAAGATAGCGAAGCCATCGCGGCCCTGATGCGCGAGGGGGTGAGTGAGCAGGTACGACAGATCACGATTCTGGGGAGTCAATATCTCGCACGATTCATCGCCGATGAACTCGCGAGAAACCAGAATGATGACTACGTGGTGTGCACAGTGCGAGAGCAGATTACCGGCATGTGCGCCTGGAGACAGACCGACACGGTCTTGCATCTCAATCACCTCTATTTGGCGCCAAATGTGCGCGGACAAGGACTGGGCACTGCCCTGATGCTGGATGGGCTCAGCAGAATCCGTCGGGCATCGCAGCACACGCTCAGCACCGATGTATTTTTCGACACTCCCCGTGCACGCGCCTGGTATCGCTCCTTGAGCATGCAGTCAGAGAAGCATGTTCATTGGATTCAGGTACCGCTCCCCCTATCGACATCCGATGGCGAGTGTCGCTGTACCATTGCCGGGCTTGAGGAGGCCGCTGCCCATCATGTCCGCTATGGGTTTTCTCACATCGCGCTATCGACTCATGTGGGAAACTATCAAGTGGGCCGACTGGGCTCCGGCCTATTCCGGGTTGCAATGGTTTCGATTCTCCAGGATCCTGCTGCACTTCAAGGTCTCGCACGCTTCGATGCTGAGCGACAACTGATCTGCATCGGTTCTGCAGGGGACTGTGCAGCGCTGTCTCCCGATACCAATTCACTTGTTGCTGAAAGTGAACGACTCGTTTCCTCCTGTAGCACTGTTTTAAAACACTTAGAATCGTCCCTGGCTGGGCGGCATATTCACCAGGCCATTCCCGTTAGACTCTAG
- the ylqF gene encoding ribosome biogenesis GTPase YlqF, with translation MSIQWFPGHMNAARKEAAKTMEVIDVIVEVLDARAPQASSNPLIEELRLPRQRPCLKVLNKADLADPAVTKAWLEQFNQQEGVSAVALSCKSAGDAAKIPRLSQQLAPHRNSNVKPLRMLIMGVPNVGKSTLMNTLLKRRIARVGDEPAVTKVQQRHKLGDQMAIIDSPGLLWGTIKNPEVGLLLATINAVGHTVVDDETVAEFLAGKMLARYPARLTARYGFGVEGLTSARVIEAIARKRGCLLAGSGGALDRDKAARIFLADYRDGTLGRASLEVPEAGEAAQSEPA, from the coding sequence ATGTCGATACAGTGGTTTCCCGGTCACATGAATGCCGCGCGCAAAGAAGCGGCCAAAACGATGGAAGTGATCGATGTCATTGTCGAGGTGCTGGATGCGCGTGCCCCTCAGGCCAGTTCCAATCCATTGATTGAAGAGCTGCGTCTGCCTCGGCAGCGCCCATGCCTGAAAGTCCTCAATAAAGCCGATCTTGCCGACCCGGCGGTCACAAAGGCCTGGCTCGAACAGTTCAACCAACAAGAAGGCGTCTCGGCTGTGGCCCTGTCCTGTAAAAGTGCAGGTGACGCTGCCAAGATCCCTCGCCTCTCCCAGCAGCTTGCTCCCCATCGCAACAGCAATGTGAAGCCGCTGCGCATGCTGATCATGGGAGTCCCCAATGTCGGTAAGTCGACGTTAATGAATACGCTCCTGAAGCGGCGCATTGCCCGTGTGGGAGATGAACCGGCGGTGACCAAAGTTCAACAGCGACACAAGCTGGGCGACCAGATGGCCATCATCGACTCGCCCGGGTTGCTTTGGGGGACGATCAAGAACCCTGAGGTGGGTTTGTTGCTTGCGACGATCAATGCCGTCGGCCATACGGTGGTCGATGATGAAACTGTCGCCGAGTTTCTCGCGGGGAAGATGCTCGCGCGCTATCCCGCGAGACTCACGGCCCGCTACGGATTTGGGGTGGAGGGGCTGACCAGTGCGAGGGTGATTGAAGCGATCGCCAGAAAGCGCGGCTGTCTACTGGCCGGAAGCGGCGGGGCGTTGGACCGGGATAAGGCCGCGAGGATTTTCCTCGCCGACTACCGCGATGGCACGCTGGGCCGCGCCAGTTTGGAAGTTCCAGAGGCAGGGGAAGCAGCGCAATCTGAACCAGCCTGA
- a CDS encoding sugar transferase: MDNRCCPTTRETRSGFGELFPPKRLFDLTVTVIALPFIVPIVGVVALVAGFVHGWPLLFTQMRPGLHGRPFRLYKFRTMTNDRGPDGQLLPDENRLTRFGKLMRSSSLDELPELINVLKGDMSLVGPRPLLMEYLARYTPDQHRRHLVPPGLTGWAQVNGRNTTTWQRRFLLDLWYVDHRSLWLDCKIILLTPWKVLKREGIMHPDDPSWGGKFKGASSDRHAQ; this comes from the coding sequence ATGGATAACCGATGTTGCCCGACAACGCGCGAAACTCGCAGCGGCTTTGGGGAACTGTTTCCTCCAAAACGACTGTTTGATCTGACGGTGACGGTGATCGCGCTTCCGTTCATCGTGCCCATTGTCGGCGTCGTGGCCCTCGTCGCTGGCTTCGTTCACGGATGGCCCCTCCTTTTCACCCAGATGCGTCCGGGATTGCATGGACGCCCATTTCGACTGTACAAGTTTCGAACGATGACGAATGATCGGGGACCGGACGGGCAGTTGCTACCGGACGAGAACCGGCTGACAAGATTTGGGAAGTTGATGCGGAGCAGCAGTCTCGATGAACTGCCCGAGCTGATCAATGTGTTGAAAGGAGACATGAGCCTTGTCGGCCCTAGACCGCTCCTCATGGAATATTTGGCACGCTACACCCCTGACCAGCATCGACGGCACCTTGTTCCTCCTGGCTTGACAGGCTGGGCGCAGGTGAATGGCCGGAACACCACCACCTGGCAACGACGATTTCTTCTCGATCTGTGGTATGTCGATCATCGCTCTCTCTGGCTGGATTGTAAAATCATCTTGCTCACGCCCTGGAAAGTTCTCAAACGAGAGGGCATTATGCATCCCGATGATCCATCCTGGGGAGGCAAGTTTAAGGGGGCCTCTTCAGATCGGCACGCTCAGTAA
- a CDS encoding DegT/DnrJ/EryC1/StrS family aminotransferase has protein sequence MQLSIIRPTLPSMSEIMQLVGPSWESGTVTLGPVVRSLEEEVCQRTGAQYCVALSSCMTGLMMMPGALGLPQGAEVIVPSFTFAATAQALLWNGLIPVFVDCLPGTCTINLADIERNLSPKTAAICAVSIFGLPPDNEALLDLGLRKGLPVYFDSAQGLGATYQGQPLGGFGTCEVFSMSPTKVVTAVEGGLLTTNDRTLAEQMRSLRDYGKDPVKGEEMHHLGLSARMSELHAAVGLLSLRMMDELVKARQELIAIYRDRLGTLPGCWVQKFPADRKTSGNYFVLFITDHAKLNRDAVYEALKVAGIQTKRYFYPPVHEHALFQRFPMRVSRNLQHTEKISREALALPLYSHTTLEEINHVCVEVEQLLG, from the coding sequence ATGCAGCTCTCTATTATCCGTCCCACCCTTCCATCGATGAGCGAAATCATGCAGCTCGTCGGGCCGAGCTGGGAGTCCGGTACGGTCACACTCGGTCCCGTCGTCAGGAGCCTCGAAGAGGAAGTATGCCAGCGGACCGGCGCGCAATACTGCGTGGCGCTCTCGTCCTGTATGACTGGACTGATGATGATGCCCGGAGCTCTGGGATTGCCGCAGGGGGCAGAAGTCATCGTGCCGTCGTTTACCTTCGCGGCAACGGCACAGGCCTTGTTGTGGAATGGGTTGATTCCTGTATTCGTCGACTGTCTGCCAGGAACATGCACCATCAATCTTGCCGATATCGAACGGAATTTGTCTCCGAAGACGGCCGCCATTTGCGCGGTGTCGATCTTCGGGTTGCCTCCCGATAATGAGGCCTTGCTCGATCTTGGCCTTCGCAAAGGGTTGCCCGTGTATTTCGACAGTGCACAAGGACTGGGCGCGACGTATCAAGGCCAGCCGCTGGGGGGATTCGGCACCTGCGAAGTATTTTCAATGAGCCCGACGAAAGTTGTGACGGCGGTCGAGGGAGGACTGCTCACGACGAATGATCGAACCCTCGCGGAGCAGATGCGGTCCCTACGGGACTATGGTAAGGATCCTGTGAAGGGGGAAGAAATGCATCATCTGGGCCTGTCCGCGCGGATGAGTGAGCTGCACGCGGCGGTCGGGTTGCTCTCCCTGCGAATGATGGACGAACTGGTCAAGGCACGCCAGGAGCTCATTGCGATCTATCGAGATCGTTTGGGCACGCTTCCCGGATGTTGGGTTCAGAAATTCCCGGCCGATCGGAAGACGAGTGGGAACTATTTTGTGTTGTTTATCACGGATCATGCAAAGTTGAATCGTGATGCGGTCTACGAGGCATTGAAGGTAGCAGGAATTCAGACGAAGCGATATTTCTATCCGCCGGTTCATGAGCATGCGCTCTTTCAACGGTTTCCTATGCGTGTAAGCAGGAATCTACAGCATACAGAGAAGATCAGCCGGGAAGCCCTCGCACTGCCGTTGTACTCCCACACGACGCTGGAGGAAATAAATCACGTCTGCGTAGAGGTTGAGCAGTTGCTGGGGTAG